AAGCAAAACCTGCAAATGACTAATATAGAAAAAACTGCAGAAATGAATCTGACAGTATGAAGAATGAAAGagatagagatatatatacatatagtgagagagagagagagataccCAAACTGAAACAATGGCATCCAAGACCCAACCAAGCTGTCCAGTGAAGGTAAGGTATGACAACACAATAGCCAAAGCAATATTCCCCAAAACCCTAACAGTCTCACTGTTATCTCTTCCAccgccgccgtcgccgccgTCAAGACTATTGAATCTCACCAAAACCACTCTCTTCTTCTCACTCCGCCTCCCCTCCTTCAAAAATACCCTGCTAGCTTCCCAGAAAGAAGACCCATCCCTAAAAGCTCCAAACTTGCCCTTATTTGGATAAAAAGAATCAATCTTTACACTCGAAACAGTACAATAATTACCGCGTTTCAAAGGTTTCAGCCCATAAAAGCAGTTTCCCCTAATTGAAGCTGTGCGCGGAGTGTTTATGGCTGAGAAATTGATGGGAATTTGTATAAGCGCCGCCATGGTTCTTGTGCTGCTGCTATTGAGAGCTCATGTTCTTGAGACTTGAAGTGATAACAAAAACGGATACTCAGACCCAATTCCCAGAACTGGAAAGAGAGAGACAACCCCTCGCCCATTCGCCTTGCTTGCTTGAAGATTTTTCATGCCTATGTGGGGTCCCTTTCGTTTTGCCGCAAGTTTtatcttgtatttttaaaaaataatttttaggtGAATTAAGAATTTTTGACCTCTTTCAAATAATGTTTTGACAGCTGAAGTATAAGTTGTTGCAAGAATGGCTACCAGACAAGAATAATCCATACTAGAAACATTATCTTTAAAGAGGGTTTTGATGTTAACTTACACAGGTGAGAAATGAAGTCTTGTACTATGTAATATGTGgttctgctttttttttttttcttttttttttgagagtgtGGACGGACGGTCTTGTGACTCTAGTAACTTTAGCTGACAAAGAACTACAAAAAGGTAATTAGCCTAGGTTATTGTTGGGCGGAGAAATCTAGCACCCAGTGGCTGGa
This portion of the Ipomoea triloba cultivar NCNSP0323 chromosome 5, ASM357664v1 genome encodes:
- the LOC116018795 gene encoding uncharacterized protein LOC116018795: MAALIQIPINFSAINTPRTASIRGNCFYGLKPLKRGNYCTVSSVKIDSFYPNKGKFGAFRDGSSFWEASRVFLKEGRRSEKKRVVLVRFNSLDGGDGGGGRDNSETVRVLGNIALAIVLSYLTFTGQLGWVLDAIVSVWLLVVLLPIIGIVAFVWWAGQDIVQGACPNCGNDFQIFKSAVNDDIQLCPFCSQPFSVVGDEFVRDPVKFSNQSKTFGQAFKDFTSRSKKDKKSSVAVVDVEAEIKDAE